Proteins encoded together in one Telopea speciosissima isolate NSW1024214 ecotype Mountain lineage chromosome 6, Tspe_v1, whole genome shotgun sequence window:
- the LOC122665763 gene encoding uncharacterized protein At4g15970-like: protein MELESGRGEIGGGRSGDLRRWILTENKDGKLEKVLKETAMEDNTVIITTLNEAWAHPGSIFDLFLESFQIGNQTRHLLDHLLVVALDQKAYNRCLAVHPHCFALTTKGLDFSGGEKYFMSPDYLKMMWRRILFLHSVLQLGYNFVFTDADIMWFRPKLYKDADFQISCDRFNGNSSDSENYPNAGFTYVKSNIKTMKFYKFWYLSRKTNPGLHDQDVFNKIKHHAFITIIGLMMRFLSTTYFGGFCETSKDLNQVCTMHANCCAGLDRKIHDLKLMLEDWRGYMALPVDVKRSKPSSWRVPQVCLETFHKPPLKRDVQKGKNG, encoded by the exons ATGGAACTGGAATCCGGCAGAGGAGAAATAGGTGGAGGCAGATCCGGTGATCTCCGCCGGTGGATTCTGACG GAAAATAAAGATGGGAAATTGGAAAAAGTTCTGAAGGAAACTGCCATGGAAGACAATACTGTGATCATAACGACGTTAAATGAAGCATGGGCACATCCAGGTTCAATATTTGATCTCTTTCTTGAAAGCTTCCAGATTGGGAACCAAACTCGCCACCTTTTAGACCATTTGCTTGTGGTTGCTCTGGACCAGAAGGCTTACAATCGCTGCTTGGCTGTACACCCTCATTGCTTTGCTCTCACCACAAAAGGTTTAGATTTCTCCGGCGGAGAAAAGTATTTCATGTCTCCCGATTACTTGAAGATGATGTGGAGAAGGATTCTTTTCCTACACTCTGTTCTTCAGCTTGGTTACAACTTCGTTTTTACG GATGCTGATATAATGTGGTTCAGACCCAAACTTTATAAAGATGCAGATTTCCAGATTTCATGTGATCGATTCAATGGCAACTCCTCGGATTCAGAAAACTACCCTAATGCAGGATTTACTTATGTGAAATCGAATATAAAGACCATGAAGTTCTACAAGTTCTGGTACCTCTCGAGAAAGACAAATCCGGGTCTTCATGATCAAGATGTATTCAACAAGATCAAGCATCATGCTTTCATCACTATAATTGGGTTGATGATGAGGTTCTTGAGCACTACTTACTTTGGTGGATTTTGTGAGACTAGCAAGGATTTAAACCAAGTCTGCACCATGCATGCAAATTGCTGTGCTGGTTTGGACAGAAAAATTCATGATCTCAAGCTTATGCTAGAAGATTGGAGAGGATATATGGCGCTGCCAGTGGATGTGAAGAGATCTAAGCCATCATCTTGGAGGGTGCCACAAGTTTGCCT GGAAACTTTCCATAAACCACCCCTCAAAAGGGATGTTCAGAAAGGGAAGAATGGTTGA